A region of the Serinicoccus profundi genome:
CGGTCTTCACCCTCGCCCTGCTCACCGTGGTCGGCGGGGCGCTGATGGACCTGCGCTGGCTCACCGTGGGCGCCCTGGGTGCCTACGCCCTGGCCCTGCTCTGGTGGGCCTCGGCCGTCCTGCCCCCGGTGCTCGCCGCGCCGCCGCGCGAATTCGCCCCCGCCTCGGTCGGGCTGGCCCTGCTCTGGTGGCTCGTCGGGCTGACCCTGGTGCTCTGGCGCCTGGGGTCCGCACCGGACTGGGCCGCGTTCGCGGACGGTTTCGGGCCCACCGTGGCGGTCCTCGTCGTCGGCTTCGCCGCCCAGCTGCTCTCCGGTGCGCTGTCCTACCTCCTGCCCTCCGTCCAGGGCGGGGGCAAGACGGTGGTCCGCGCCGGGCAGCGTTGGTTCGACCGGTGGGGCACCGCCCGCCTCACCGTGGTCAACGTCGGCCTGCTGCTGTGCCTGCTGCCCGTGCCGAGCATCGTCCGGGTCGTGCTCTCGGTCCTCGTTGTGCTGGCCCTGGCGGCCTTCGTGCCGCTCATGCTGGCCGGGATCCGCGCGGCCGTCCGCGCCAAGTGGGAGGTCGAGGCGTCCCGAGCCGCCGCGCAGCCGCCGGCCGGCGCCACCCCCACCCCCGGCACCCCACCTGGGGCACCCGACCGGATGCCGTCGGTGTGGTCCGGCGGGCAGCTCGTCGCCGCCCTCTCGGCCCTGGTGCTGGCCGTCAGCCTCGGGGTCGCCGCCGACCCGGCGGCCGCCGGGCTGACCGGCACCGTCCGCCCGGGGGTCGGCGCGTCCGGTGGCGCCGCCGTCGAGCCCACCGGCGAGACCACGACCGTCCGGGTCGAGGCGCTCGACATGCGCTTCGAACCCTCGACGATCACGGTCCCCGCCGGCAACGCGCTGGTCGTCGAGCTCGTCAACGCCGATCCGACCACCGTGCACGACCTGCAGCTCCTCGGGGCGAAGACGGCGCGCCTGGCACCCGGGGAGACCGCGACCCTGGAGGTGGGGGTCGTCGAGAGCTCCACCCAGGGCTGGTGCACGATCGTCGGCCACCGCCAGGTGGGGATGGTGCTCGACGTCGTCGTCGTGGGCGGCGCCTCGGACGGTGACGGCACCCACGCCGATGGCCAGCACGACGGCACCGCATCCCCTGGCACTCCATACCCCGACAGCGCGACGCCGTTCCTGGACCCGGACGCCCGGGTGACCGACCCGGTGGACCCGGTGCTCGACCCGCTCGGCGAGGAGCGGGTGCACCGCCTGACCCTCACCGCCGAGGAGGTGGAGCTCGAGGTGGCCCCGGGCGTGACGCAGACGCGGTGGACCTTCAACGGGCGGGCGCCCGGGCCGACGCTGCACGGCCGGGTCGGGGACGTCTTCGAGATCACGCTCGAGAACGACGGCACGATGGGCCACTCCATCGACTTCCACGCCGGTGCCCTCGCCCCAGACCGGCCGATGCGGACGATCGCTCCTGGGGAGTCGCTGGTCTACCGCTTCACGGCGGAGCGGGCAGGCATCTGGATGTACCACTGCTCCACGATGCCGATGAGCAGCCACATCGCCGCTGGGATGGCCGGTGCCGTCATCATCGAGCCGCGCGAGGGTCTGCCGGAGGTCGACCGGGAGTACGTCGTCGTGCAGTCCGAGGTCTACCTCGCGCCCGGTACCGGCCAGGGCGGGGAGGCGCCCGCCGAGGTGGACGCCGACGCGATCCTCGCCGAGCGTCCGGCCTTCGTCACCTTCAACGGGATCGCGGGGCAGTACGGCGAGGCCGGGGAGATGTTCGAGGCGCGGGTCGGTGAGCGGGTGCGCTTCTGGGTGCTCGACGCCGGCCCGAACCGGGCGACGTCCTTCCACGTGGTGGGCGGGCAGTTCGACACGATGTATGCCGAGGGCACCTACCTGCTCGGCCCGCAGGCCGAGGGCACCGGCGCCCAGGCACTGGGCCTGCAGGCGGCCCAGGGCGGCTTCGTGGAGCTGAGCTTCCCGGAGGCGGGCCACTACCCGGTGGTCTCACACCTCATGGTCGACGCGGAACGAGGCGCGAGGGGGGTCGTCGAGGTCAGCGACTGACGGACCACCGGCTGGGCAAGGCCGAGGGGCCGCGCCGGGGCTCGACCCGGCGGACCCGAGGTCAGCGGCGTGGGGGGTCGGGGATGCGGCCGGCGGCGTCGCGCCGGATCACGCCCTCGCCGACGAGACGGGTGAGCCAGGGGTGGTCGGGCTCGGCGCCCCAGCGCTCGCGCCAGACCGCGGCGTGGCTGCGGGCATACCGCGACTCCTGGTCCTCGGTGAGCGCATCGACCGGCTGGCGGTAGGCCTCGGCCCCACCCACCCAGACCAGGGAACCTCCCGCACCCGAGACGGCCCGGACGAAGTCGGCGGCCTCCAGGCCGGGCCCGGCGTAGTCGGCGCAGAAGCCGCCGACCTGCTGGAAGTCGCTCGCGCTGAGCGCGAAGCTGGCGGGGGTGAACAGGTGCAGGCGCTGCTCCACCTGCAGCTCGCCGGGAGCGAGGGCCGGGGCGCCCGGCGCGCGGAGGCTGAGGTCGTGCAGCTGGCGCAGCGGGTAACCGAGGGCCGGGTTGGCCACCGGGGGCAGGCGGAGCACCGGCGCGCTCCACAGCACCGGGCCGGC
Encoded here:
- a CDS encoding multicopper oxidase domain-containing protein yields the protein MPELSTAPGPRPDAGPAARPGAGARGTWGLRDRPGVLWLALAGLMTFVHPFVPESRWLMVHLVLLGALTHSIMVWSTHFTQALLKTRPGLDDRRTQSKRLWLLLGGTTLTLIGVPTATWPVILLGASLVSVAVLWHGVQLVRRLRAALPGRFRVTVRYYVVATLCLPVGAALGATLALGLSDAWHGRLLLAHAMVNILGWVGLTVTGTLLTLWPTMLRTRIGPAAEGRARQALPVFTLALLTVVGGALMDLRWLTVGALGAYALALLWWASAVLPPVLAAPPREFAPASVGLALLWWLVGLTLVLWRLGSAPDWAAFADGFGPTVAVLVVGFAAQLLSGALSYLLPSVQGGGKTVVRAGQRWFDRWGTARLTVVNVGLLLCLLPVPSIVRVVLSVLVVLALAAFVPLMLAGIRAAVRAKWEVEASRAAAQPPAGATPTPGTPPGAPDRMPSVWSGGQLVAALSALVLAVSLGVAADPAAAGLTGTVRPGVGASGGAAVEPTGETTTVRVEALDMRFEPSTITVPAGNALVVELVNADPTTVHDLQLLGAKTARLAPGETATLEVGVVESSTQGWCTIVGHRQVGMVLDVVVVGGASDGDGTHADGQHDGTASPGTPYPDSATPFLDPDARVTDPVDPVLDPLGEERVHRLTLTAEEVELEVAPGVTQTRWTFNGRAPGPTLHGRVGDVFEITLENDGTMGHSIDFHAGALAPDRPMRTIAPGESLVYRFTAERAGIWMYHCSTMPMSSHIAAGMAGAVIIEPREGLPEVDREYVVVQSEVYLAPGTGQGGEAPAEVDADAILAERPAFVTFNGIAGQYGEAGEMFEARVGERVRFWVLDAGPNRATSFHVVGGQFDTMYAEGTYLLGPQAEGTGAQALGLQAAQGGFVELSFPEAGHYPVVSHLMVDAERGARGVVEVSD